In Zea mays cultivar B73 chromosome 7, Zm-B73-REFERENCE-NAM-5.0, whole genome shotgun sequence, the following proteins share a genomic window:
- the LOC100193535 gene encoding annexin D5 isoform X1 → MASLTLPPAPPNPRQDAIDLQKAFKGFGCDSTTVINILTHRDSVQRGLIQQEYRAMYHEELSHRISSELNGNHKKAMLLWILDPAGRDATVLREALSVDTMDLRAATDIICSRTPSQLQIMKQTYYARFGTYLEHDIGHHTSGDHQKLLLAYVGIPRYEGPEVDPTIVTHDAKDLYKAGEKRLGTDEKTFIRVFTERSWAHLASVSSAYHHMYDRKLEKVIKSETSGNFEFALLAILRCAENPAKYFAKLLRKAMKGLGTDDKTLIRVVVTRTEIDMQYIKAEYFKKYKKPLAEAIHSETSGNYRTFLLSLVGPGH, encoded by the exons ATGGCGAGCCTCACCCTGCCGCCGGCGCCCCCCAACCCACGGCAGGACGCCATCGACCTCCAAAAGGCCTTCAAAG GGTTTGGCTGTGACAGTACAACAGTGATAAACATACTTACTCATCGCGATTCAGTGCAGCGTGGACTCATTCAACAGGAATACAGGGCTATGTATCATGAGGAACTCTCCCATCGCATTTCATCTGAACTCAATGGAAACCACAAG AAAGCTATGTTGCTGTGGATTCTTGATCCTGCTGGACGTGATGCAACTGTTTTGAGAGAAGCTCTAAGTGTTGACACTATGGATCTGAGAGCAGCCACTGATATTATATGTTCCAGGACGCCATCACAGTTGCAAATAATGAAACAGACTTATTATGCTAGATTTGGTACTTATCTTGAGCATGACATTGGTCACCACACATCTGGCGATCACCAGAAG CTTTTACTTGCCTATGTGGGGATTCCACGCTACGAAGGTCCTGAGGTTGATCCTACCATTGTGACACATGATGCAAAGGATTTGTACAAAGCTGGTGAGAAAAGGCTGGGTACGGATGAGAAGACCTTTATCCGCGTTTTCACTGAACGCAGTTGGGCACACTTGGCATCTGTTTCGTCTGCCTACCATCATATGTATGACCGGAAATTAGAGAAG GTTATCAAGAGCGAAACATCTGGAAACTTTGAATTCGCACTTTTAGCTATCCTCAGATGCGCGGAAAACCCAGCAAAGTATTTTGCAAAG CTCTTACGAAAGGCCATGAAAGGTCTAGGCACTGATGACAAGACACTTATAAGGGTTGTGGTGACGAGGACTGAAATTGATATGCAATATATCAAGGCAGAGTACTTCAAGAAGTATAAGAAGCCATTAGCTGAGGCTATCCACTCCGAAACATCAGGAAACTATCGGACATTCCTTCTTTCACTTGTTGGTCCTGGACATTAG
- the LOC100193535 gene encoding Annexin D5 (The RefSeq protein has 1 substitution compared to this genomic sequence), giving the protein MASLTLPPAPPNPRQDAIDLQKAFKGFGCDSTTVINILTHRDSVQRGLIQQEYRAMYHEELSHRISSELNGNHKKAMLLWILDPAGRDATVLREALSVDTMDLRAATDIICSRTPSQLQIMKQTYYARFGTYLEHDIGHHTSGDHQKLLLAYVGIPRYEGPEVDPTIVTHDAKDLYKAGEKRLGTDEKTFIRVFTERSWAHLASVSSAYHYMYDRKLEKVIKSETSGNFEFALLAILRCAENPAKYFAKAEYFKKYKKPLAEAIHSETSGNYRTFLLSLVGPGH; this is encoded by the exons ATGGCGAGCCTCACCCTGCCGCCGGCGCCCCCCAACCCACGGCAGGACGCCATCGACCTCCAAAAGGCCTTCAAAG GGTTTGGCTGTGACAGTACAACAGTGATAAACATACTTACTCATCGCGATTCAGTGCAGCGTGGACTCATTCAACAGGAATACAGGGCTATGTATCATGAGGAACTCTCCCATCGCATTTCATCTGAACTCAATGGAAACCACAAG AAAGCTATGTTGCTGTGGATTCTTGATCCTGCTGGACGTGATGCAACTGTTTTGAGAGAAGCTCTAAGTGTTGACACTATGGATCTGAGAGCAGCCACTGATATTATATGTTCCAGGACGCCATCACAGTTGCAAATAATGAAACAGACTTATTATGCTAGATTTGGTACTTATCTTGAGCATGACATTGGTCACCACACATCTGGCGATCACCAGAAG CTTTTACTTGCCTATGTGGGGATTCCACGCTACGAAGGTCCTGAGGTTGATCCTACCATTGTGACACATGATGCAAAGGATTTGTACAAAGCTGGTGAGAAAAGGCTGGGTACGGATGAGAAGACCTTTATCCGCGTTTTCACTGAACGCAGTTGGGCACACTTGGCATCTGTTTCGTCTGCCTACCATCATATGTATGACCGGAAATTAGAGAAG GTTATCAAGAGCGAAACATCTGGAAACTTTGAATTCGCACTTTTAGCTATCCTCAGATGCGCGGAAAACCCAGCAAAGTATTTTGCAAAG GCAGAGTACTTCAAGAAGTATAAGAAGCCATTAGCTGAGGCTATCCACTCCGAAACATCAGGAAACTATCGGACATTCCTTCTTTCACTTGTTGGTCCTGGACATTAG